In Sulfitobacter sp. W027, a single window of DNA contains:
- a CDS encoding transglycosylase domain-containing protein — translation MTDKNKRKRPLVADKRYSGKAKPKPKASAQAKPVARKGAPARRKATRAKRPRRGGIVGFFAGLARWIWRLIWTITWRVSLVAFLALGLAIGYIYTTIPPLEALLDGRARGSVTMLDREGDVFAWRGDQFGGVVTAESVSKHLKNAVIATEDRRFYRHFGVSPRGIASAVRINLSEGRGPLQGHGGSTITQQTAKLLCLGEPYDASSGMTEKEYEADCRRSSLGRKAKEALFAMAMELKYSKNDILSIYLNRAYMGGGAFGAEAAAQRFFGKPSAALSASEGAMLAGLLTAPTTLSPTNNLDRSQSRAATVIRLMEEQGYLSAAEADQAIANPAQLSEAAEAEAGGYFADWVMSSGPEFFTRNTTEDVIIKTTLDQRIQRAAEDGLKWIFENKVRDTSKAQAAIVVMSSDGAVRALVGGRKTKVAGAFNRATQAMRQTGSAFKPFIYAAALDLGYSPEDIIVDEPYCLNIPGSGEWCPKNYTKNFKGPVTLTGALKDSLNIPAVKVSESVGRETVSAVATQFGIKSDLAAGPALALGASESTLLEMTGAYAGILNGGSSVTPYGLVDLRLLGETEPLMGTGGGINERVIQEDAARQLVYMMEKVISEGTGQRAQFGGRQLAGKTGTTSANKDAWFVGFSADYVAGVWMGYDDNTPLTGVTGGGLPAEIWRETMSRVHEGMPLTELPMLAPAPPSNFGEAQPEPQPQPQQPQGGGNRGGGADNVIDRVLRDIFGGSSSGSGASAPAPTFLDR, via the coding sequence ATGACTGACAAAAACAAGCGCAAACGCCCTTTGGTGGCTGACAAGCGGTATTCTGGCAAAGCGAAGCCGAAGCCAAAAGCGAGCGCGCAGGCCAAACCTGTTGCGCGTAAGGGGGCACCTGCACGTCGCAAGGCGACCCGCGCTAAACGGCCCCGGCGCGGCGGGATCGTCGGCTTCTTTGCTGGCCTCGCCCGTTGGATTTGGCGCTTGATCTGGACGATAACCTGGCGCGTGAGCCTTGTGGCCTTCCTCGCGCTTGGCTTGGCTATTGGCTATATCTACACCACGATCCCGCCCCTTGAGGCGCTGCTTGATGGCCGTGCGCGCGGATCTGTCACCATGCTGGACCGCGAAGGCGATGTCTTTGCTTGGCGCGGGGACCAGTTTGGCGGCGTGGTCACGGCGGAATCGGTTTCCAAACACCTGAAGAACGCGGTCATCGCCACCGAAGATCGGCGATTCTACCGTCACTTTGGGGTCAGCCCGCGCGGGATCGCCTCGGCGGTGCGCATCAACCTCAGCGAAGGGCGCGGTCCGTTGCAGGGCCACGGCGGTTCGACCATCACCCAACAAACGGCCAAGCTGCTCTGTCTGGGTGAACCCTATGACGCCAGCTCGGGCATGACCGAAAAAGAGTATGAAGCCGATTGCCGTCGCTCCTCCTTGGGCCGGAAAGCCAAGGAAGCGCTCTTTGCCATGGCGATGGAGTTAAAATACTCCAAGAACGACATTCTTTCGATCTATCTCAACCGCGCCTATATGGGCGGCGGTGCCTTTGGTGCAGAGGCTGCCGCGCAGCGCTTTTTCGGCAAACCCTCGGCGGCGCTTTCCGCCTCTGAAGGGGCGATGCTGGCGGGTTTGCTTACAGCGCCTACCACGCTATCGCCCACCAACAACCTTGACCGCTCGCAAAGCCGCGCCGCTACGGTGATCCGGCTGATGGAAGAGCAGGGTTATCTGTCTGCCGCAGAGGCCGATCAGGCCATCGCCAACCCTGCGCAACTGTCCGAGGCCGCAGAGGCCGAAGCGGGCGGTTACTTTGCCGATTGGGTCATGTCCTCGGGGCCAGAATTCTTTACCCGCAACACCACCGAAGACGTCATCATCAAAACCACCCTCGACCAGCGCATCCAGCGCGCCGCTGAGGACGGGCTGAAATGGATCTTCGAGAATAAGGTCCGCGACACCTCCAAAGCGCAGGCGGCGATTGTCGTGATGTCTTCTGATGGGGCAGTGCGCGCGCTGGTGGGGGGGCGCAAGACCAAGGTCGCGGGCGCATTCAACCGTGCCACACAAGCGATGCGTCAGACCGGCTCGGCCTTCAAACCCTTCATCTATGCCGCGGCGCTTGATCTGGGTTATTCGCCCGAAGACATCATCGTGGACGAACCCTACTGTCTTAATATCCCCGGTTCGGGTGAGTGGTGCCCCAAGAACTACACCAAAAATTTCAAAGGGCCCGTAACTCTGACAGGCGCGCTGAAAGACTCGCTGAACATCCCGGCGGTCAAAGTCTCGGAAAGCGTAGGTCGCGAGACGGTGAGTGCGGTCGCCACGCAGTTCGGCATCAAAAGCGATCTGGCCGCAGGCCCGGCGCTGGCACTTGGCGCATCGGAAAGCACCCTGCTTGAGATGACCGGTGCCTATGCGGGCATCCTGAACGGCGGCTCTTCGGTGACGCCCTACGGGCTGGTCGATCTGCGCCTGCTGGGCGAGACGGAGCCGTTGATGGGCACCGGCGGCGGTATCAACGAGCGTGTGATCCAAGAAGACGCCGCGCGCCAATTGGTCTATATGATGGAGAAGGTGATCTCCGAAGGGACCGGCCAGCGCGCTCAGTTTGGCGGGCGTCAACTGGCAGGCAAGACCGGCACAACCTCGGCCAACAAGGACGCATGGTTCGTCGGCTTCTCGGCAGATTATGTGGCCGGCGTCTGGATGGGCTATGACGACAACACGCCGCTCACAGGGGTCACGGGTGGTGGCCTGCCTGCGGAAATTTGGCGAGAAACCATGAGCCGTGTGCATGAGGGGATGCCCCTCACCGAACTGCCGATGCTGGCCCCAGCACCGCCCAGCAATTTTGGTGAAGCGCAGCCGGAACCGCAGCCCCAGCCGCAGCAACCGCAGGGCGGCGGCAACCGAGGGGGCGGCGCAGACAACGTGATCGACCGCGTTTTGCGTGACATCTTTGGCGGCAGCAGCAGTGGCAGCGGCGCCAGCGCGCCTGCGCCAACCTTTCTCGACCGCTAA
- the amt gene encoding ammonium transporter: MKPNLILPLAAAVIALPGLALAQDAEYATLADTTFIFNTLLFLIGGFLVFWMAAGFAMLEAGLVRSKNVTTQLTKNMGLFAIAAVMYWLVGYNIMYPGDGNWIMEGVFGTFATKDIKTEIDAGGYSNASDFFFQLMFCATTASIVSGALAERIKLWPFLIFVVVLTGFIYPIEASWQWGGGFLSAMGFSDFAGSTLVHAAGGFAALAGAIVLGPRLGKYGKDGRVVPMPGSNLALATLGTFILWMGWFGFNGASQLAMGTIEDVDAVAQIFANTNMAAAAGAVAALILTQVLYKKVDLTMVLNGALAGLVSITAGPLDPTLFGALWIGAVGGIIVVLTVPMLDKFKIDDVVGAIPVHLIAGFWGTLVVPVYTEGTSFVTQIIGFAAVGLFVFVVSFVVWLILKAAGGIRVSEEAEITGLDMSELGMEAYPEFAKG, translated from the coding sequence ATGAAACCCAACCTAATACTTCCCCTCGCAGCGGCGGTCATCGCCCTGCCCGGGCTGGCGCTGGCACAGGACGCGGAATACGCGACGCTGGCGGATACGACCTTCATCTTTAACACCCTGCTTTTCCTGATCGGCGGTTTCCTCGTCTTTTGGATGGCGGCGGGTTTCGCCATGCTGGAAGCCGGGCTTGTCCGCTCCAAGAACGTCACAACACAGTTGACCAAGAACATGGGCCTCTTTGCCATCGCGGCAGTCATGTATTGGCTGGTGGGCTACAACATCATGTACCCCGGTGACGGCAATTGGATCATGGAAGGCGTCTTTGGCACCTTCGCTACCAAAGACATCAAGACCGAGATTGACGCAGGCGGCTATTCCAACGCTTCCGACTTCTTCTTTCAGTTGATGTTCTGCGCCACCACCGCCTCCATCGTGTCCGGCGCGCTGGCCGAGCGGATCAAACTCTGGCCCTTCCTGATCTTCGTGGTCGTGCTGACCGGATTTATCTACCCGATCGAAGCATCTTGGCAGTGGGGCGGCGGTTTCCTTTCCGCAATGGGCTTTAGCGACTTTGCCGGGTCGACCCTCGTGCACGCTGCTGGTGGCTTTGCCGCACTCGCCGGGGCCATCGTACTGGGGCCGCGCTTGGGCAAATACGGCAAAGATGGCCGCGTTGTGCCAATGCCGGGTTCCAACCTTGCCCTTGCCACCTTGGGCACATTCATCCTGTGGATGGGCTGGTTCGGCTTCAATGGCGCCTCGCAGCTTGCCATGGGCACCATCGAAGACGTTGACGCCGTGGCGCAGATCTTTGCCAACACCAACATGGCCGCTGCCGCCGGTGCCGTTGCCGCGCTGATCCTGACACAGGTGCTCTATAAAAAGGTCGACCTGACCATGGTGCTCAACGGGGCGCTGGCGGGCCTCGTCTCGATCACCGCAGGTCCGCTTGACCCGACATTGTTCGGCGCGCTTTGGATCGGTGCCGTGGGTGGTATCATCGTGGTGCTGACCGTGCCGATGCTCGATAAGTTCAAGATCGACGACGTGGTCGGTGCGATCCCGGTTCACCTGATCGCCGGTTTCTGGGGCACGCTGGTCGTGCCGGTCTATACCGAGGGCACGTCCTTCGTCACACAGATCATCGGCTTTGCCGCTGTGGGCCTCTTTGTCTTCGTGGTCAGCTTCGTCGTCTGGCTGATCCTGAAAGCCGCTGGCGGCATCCGCGTCAGCGAAGAGGCTGAGATCACCGGTCTGGATATGTCCGAATTGGGTATGGAAGCCTACCCCGAGTTCGCCAAGGGCTAA
- a CDS encoding RidA family protein: MSLTARLADLGITLPDAPAPAANYVPFVVTGNTIYVSGQISNGPDGLITGRLGDGMDVEAGAAAARSCALSLLAQVRAACDGDLDRLKRVVKLTGFVNSTADFTEQPKVINGASDFMVEALGDAGRHARSAVSAASLPLGVAVEIEGIFEIE, translated from the coding sequence ATGTCCCTGACTGCCCGCCTCGCCGATCTCGGTATTACCCTGCCCGACGCGCCCGCACCTGCCGCGAACTACGTGCCCTTCGTGGTCACCGGCAATACTATCTATGTCTCGGGCCAGATCTCTAATGGGCCTGATGGGTTGATCACCGGGCGTTTGGGCGATGGCATGGATGTCGAGGCCGGAGCCGCCGCTGCGCGCAGTTGTGCCCTGAGCCTTTTGGCGCAGGTTCGTGCAGCCTGTGACGGCGATCTGGATCGGCTCAAGCGGGTGGTGAAGCTGACCGGCTTCGTGAACTCAACCGCCGATTTCACCGAGCAGCCTAAGGTCATCAACGGCGCATCCGATTTCATGGTTGAGGCTCTGGGCGACGCGGGCCGTCATGCCCGCTCGGCGGTTTCCGCCGCCTCGCTGCCACTGGGAGTCGCCGTTGAGATCGAAGGCATTTTCGAGATCGAATGA
- a CDS encoding peroxiredoxin — MTISQGSTLPDAKLVQMGADGPEPVQMADKLKGRKVVIFAVPGAFTPTCHSAHVPSFVRTKDQFDAKGVDEVICISCNDPFVMKAWGEVTGATEAGITMLADASSEFTRAIGMAFDAEGAGLMGRSMRYAMLAEDGVVTLWQPEEARGTCETSGGEALLANM; from the coding sequence ATGACAATTTCTCAAGGTTCGACACTGCCGGACGCGAAACTGGTTCAGATGGGCGCCGATGGGCCCGAGCCGGTGCAGATGGCTGACAAGCTTAAAGGCCGTAAGGTTGTGATCTTTGCCGTACCGGGTGCCTTCACGCCCACCTGCCACTCTGCCCATGTGCCGAGCTTCGTGCGCACCAAGGATCAGTTCGACGCTAAAGGCGTGGATGAGGTGATCTGCATCTCCTGCAACGATCCCTTCGTGATGAAGGCGTGGGGCGAAGTGACTGGCGCGACCGAGGCCGGGATCACAATGCTTGCCGACGCCAGCAGCGAGTTCACCCGCGCCATCGGCATGGCATTCGACGCCGAGGGCGCAGGCTTGATGGGGCGCTCAATGCGCTACGCGATGCTGGCCGAGGACGGGGTGGTGACGCTCTGGCAGCCGGAAGAAGCGCGTGGCACATGCGAGACGTCCGGCGGCGAGGCGCTGCTGGCGAATATGTGA
- a CDS encoding GNAT family N-acetyltransferase, whose protein sequence is MNAQEIEITVVPKLAQIGQEDWDACACPEAADGGRPRDPFTTYRFLSALERSGSVGPGTGWQPQYLMARIAGQVIAVAPMYAKSHSQGEYIFDHNWAHAYERAGGRYYPKLQIAVPHTPATGRRFLVRPEFEETGTAALVQGAVQLTDNNALSSLHVTFCTEQEVARAEALGLMSRKSQQFHWHNRDYADFDGFLASLSSRKRKNIRKERAQAQDFGGTIHTFTGDQIATEHWDAFWQFYQDTGARKWGSPYLTREFFDFAQEGLRDNIALVLAERNGRWVAGALNFIGAETLFGRYWGCTEHHPFLHFELCYYRAMDFAIAHGLSRVEAGAQGEHKLARGYLPSPTWSLHWMRDPGFASAVGEYLQAERDAVDQEISVLTDYGPFKKTTIEEQE, encoded by the coding sequence ATGAACGCGCAGGAAATCGAGATTACCGTGGTGCCGAAACTGGCACAGATCGGCCAAGAGGATTGGGACGCCTGCGCCTGTCCCGAGGCTGCGGATGGGGGCCGTCCGCGTGACCCTTTCACGACTTACCGTTTTCTTTCAGCACTGGAGCGGAGCGGATCGGTGGGCCCCGGCACGGGCTGGCAGCCACAATATCTGATGGCGCGGATCGCAGGCCAAGTGATCGCCGTGGCGCCGATGTATGCCAAATCGCACAGCCAAGGCGAATATATTTTCGACCATAACTGGGCCCATGCCTATGAGCGGGCGGGCGGGCGCTATTACCCGAAACTGCAGATCGCGGTGCCACATACGCCCGCCACCGGGCGGCGCTTTTTGGTGCGGCCCGAGTTTGAAGAGACAGGCACCGCCGCGCTGGTTCAGGGCGCGGTGCAGCTGACCGATAACAACGCGCTGTCGTCGCTGCATGTGACCTTTTGCACCGAGCAGGAGGTCGCGCGGGCCGAAGCACTGGGTTTGATGAGCCGCAAAAGCCAGCAGTTCCATTGGCACAACCGGGATTATGCCGATTTCGACGGGTTCCTCGCCAGTCTCTCCTCGCGCAAGCGTAAGAATATTCGAAAGGAACGCGCGCAGGCGCAGGATTTCGGCGGCACCATCCACACTTTTACAGGCGACCAGATCGCAACCGAGCATTGGGACGCCTTCTGGCAGTTCTACCAAGACACCGGCGCGCGGAAATGGGGCTCACCCTACCTCACGCGGGAATTCTTCGACTTTGCGCAGGAAGGCCTGCGCGATAATATTGCGCTGGTGTTGGCCGAACGGAACGGGCGTTGGGTTGCCGGGGCGTTGAACTTTATCGGGGCGGAGACGCTCTTTGGCCGCTACTGGGGCTGTACCGAGCATCATCCCTTTTTGCATTTCGAACTGTGCTATTATCGCGCCATGGATTTTGCCATCGCCCATGGGCTTTCCCGTGTCGAGGCGGGCGCACAGGGCGAACATAAGCTCGCGCGGGGGTATCTGCCGTCGCCCACATGGTCGCTGCATTGGATGCGCGATCCGGGCTTTGCTTCTGCCGTGGGCGAATATCTGCAGGCCGAGCGTGACGCCGTGGATCAGGAAATCAGCGTGCTGACCGACTACGGCCCCTTCAAAAAGACGACGATCGAGGAACAAGAATGA
- a CDS encoding sensor histidine kinase encodes MPRLDQVLCNVLSNAVKFSLPGGMVDVSLQQEEGMALVSVSDSGCGIPPGAEEQVFAPFSQLDSSDTKTAYGSGLGLHITRQILDRHGGSIRYVSAPGVGTTFTISLPLVA; translated from the coding sequence ATGCCCAGGTTGGACCAAGTGCTTTGCAATGTGCTGTCGAACGCGGTGAAATTCTCTTTGCCCGGCGGGATGGTGGACGTCAGTTTGCAGCAGGAAGAGGGCATGGCGTTGGTGAGTGTAAGCGACAGCGGCTGTGGCATTCCACCGGGCGCCGAAGAGCAGGTCTTCGCGCCCTTTTCGCAGCTTGATAGCTCAGACACGAAAACCGCCTATGGCAGCGGTTTGGGTCTGCATATTACCCGGCAGATACTGGACCGCCACGGGGGCAGCATCCGCTACGTCAGCGCGCCCGGTGTCGGCACGACCTTTACGATCTCTTTACCCTTGGTTGCCTAA
- a CDS encoding mechanosensitive ion channel family protein, with amino-acid sequence MQDLFETELWQGKTIADLLTLEFLASAAGSVIGAIVILLLGWIISSWLQHRVENLGKRHKHLDEMLFEFLASIVRYVVLGFTVLFVLNTFGVKTTSVVAVIGAAGLAIGLALQGTLSNVAAGVMLILFRPIKIGDFVEIAGEMGTVKQINLNYTVLADLSNVQVIVPNSEVWGNVITNYSVNPTRRAEWTFGVGYGANLKTAEDIIRSTIMADERAHTDPEPFIQVNNLNDSSVDFLVRVWCSAGDYFAFKADMTRKVKEALDEGGVDIPFPTRTIVQAAE; translated from the coding sequence ATGCAAGATTTGTTTGAAACCGAACTGTGGCAGGGAAAGACGATTGCCGATCTGCTGACACTGGAGTTCCTTGCCAGCGCGGCAGGCTCGGTGATCGGCGCGATTGTCATTTTGCTGCTGGGGTGGATCATCTCCAGTTGGCTGCAGCACCGGGTCGAGAACCTTGGCAAGCGGCACAAACATCTTGATGAAATGCTGTTCGAATTTCTGGCCTCGATCGTGCGCTATGTGGTGCTGGGCTTTACGGTTTTGTTTGTGCTTAACACTTTCGGGGTCAAGACGACCTCGGTCGTGGCGGTTATCGGTGCGGCGGGTCTGGCCATCGGTCTGGCCCTGCAGGGCACCCTGTCGAACGTGGCCGCCGGGGTCATGCTTATCCTCTTTCGCCCGATTAAAATCGGCGATTTCGTTGAGATTGCGGGTGAGATGGGCACTGTGAAGCAGATCAACCTGAACTACACGGTGCTTGCTGACCTTAGCAACGTGCAGGTGATTGTGCCGAACTCCGAAGTTTGGGGCAATGTCATCACCAACTATTCCGTCAACCCGACGCGCCGCGCGGAATGGACCTTTGGCGTAGGCTATGGCGCGAACCTCAAGACCGCCGAAGACATCATCCGCAGCACGATCATGGCGGATGAGCGTGCGCATACTGACCCTGAGCCTTTCATTCAGGTCAATAATCTGAACGACAGTTCCGTCGATTTCCTTGTGCGGGTCTGGTGCAGCGCGGGCGATTACTTTGCCTTCAAGGCCGATATGACCCGCAAGGTCAAAGAGGCGCTGGACGAGGGTGGCGTGGATATCCCGTTCCCAACCCGCACCATCGTGCAGGCGGCGGAGTAA
- a CDS encoding amino acid aminotransferase, giving the protein MFETLKAQPADKILALVQAYREDPRDTKIDLGVGVYKDASGNTPVMRAVKAAEQRIWESQDTKVYTGLAGDPAYADAMAALVLGDAVPRGSVAAAATPGGTGAVRQAFELVRMANPKARVFVSDPTWPNHLSILSYLGMEVVNYRYFDSDTGGVDFDGMIEDLKTAKKGDVVLLHGCCHNPTGANLNSAEWDAVIEVLQSTGAVPMIDIAYQGFGDGLEADAAATRKVASSVPECLIAASCSKNFGIYRERTGILMMVASEAAQGLNQATLAFLNRQNYSFPPDHGARIVSTILTDNELKADWMAELEDVRNAMLALREQLAGELQRLSGSDRFGFLAQHRGMFSRLGTTPDKVEALREKHGIYMVGDSRMNIAGLNQNSVPILARAIIDVGI; this is encoded by the coding sequence ATGTTCGAGACGCTCAAGGCCCAGCCCGCTGACAAGATCCTCGCCCTTGTACAGGCCTACCGCGAAGACCCGCGTGACACGAAGATCGACCTCGGCGTCGGTGTCTACAAAGACGCCAGCGGCAACACGCCGGTAATGCGCGCCGTGAAAGCCGCCGAGCAGCGCATCTGGGAAAGCCAAGATACCAAGGTCTACACCGGTCTGGCGGGTGATCCGGCCTATGCCGATGCTATGGCGGCCCTTGTGTTGGGTGATGCCGTGCCGCGCGGTTCCGTGGCAGCCGCCGCCACCCCCGGGGGCACAGGCGCGGTGCGTCAGGCCTTTGAACTGGTGCGTATGGCCAATCCCAAAGCCCGCGTTTTCGTCTCTGACCCGACATGGCCGAACCACCTGTCGATCCTGTCCTATCTGGGCATGGAAGTGGTCAACTACCGCTATTTCGACAGCGACACCGGTGGCGTGGACTTCGATGGCATGATCGAAGACCTCAAGACCGCCAAGAAAGGCGATGTGGTGCTGCTGCATGGCTGCTGCCACAACCCGACAGGCGCGAACCTGAACAGCGCCGAGTGGGACGCGGTAATCGAAGTGCTGCAAAGCACCGGTGCCGTGCCGATGATCGACATCGCCTATCAGGGCTTTGGCGACGGGCTGGAAGCCGATGCCGCGGCGACGCGCAAGGTGGCCTCTTCGGTGCCGGAATGCCTGATCGCGGCAAGCTGTTCCAAGAACTTCGGCATCTACCGTGAGCGGACCGGCATCCTGATGATGGTGGCCTCCGAGGCGGCCCAAGGTCTGAACCAAGCCACGCTGGCCTTCCTCAATCGCCAGAACTACAGCTTCCCGCCTGACCACGGCGCCCGGATCGTGTCGACCATCCTCACCGATAACGAACTCAAGGCTGATTGGATGGCTGAGTTGGAAGACGTCCGTAACGCCATGCTGGCCCTGCGCGAGCAACTGGCCGGTGAATTGCAGCGCCTGTCTGGCTCGGACCGTTTTGGCTTTCTCGCCCAGCACCGTGGCATGTTCTCGCGACTTGGCACCACGCCGGACAAGGTAGAGGCGCTGCGCGAAAAGCATGGCATCTATATGGTTGGTGACAGCCGTATGAACATCGCAGGGTTGAACCAGAACAGTGTGCCAATTCTGGCCCGCGCGATCATTGACGTAGGCATTTAA
- a CDS encoding 4a-hydroxytetrahydrobiopterin dehydratase has protein sequence MTERLSIETRKTLLQPLFNTGWEMVESRDAIHKTFKFKDFADAFGWMTRVAIWAEKWNHHPEWNNVYNRVEVTLITHDVDGLSSLDAKLARKMDGLFGAGKD, from the coding sequence ATGACCGAGAGATTAAGCATCGAGACCCGCAAGACGCTGCTGCAGCCGTTGTTCAATACCGGCTGGGAGATGGTCGAAAGCCGGGATGCGATCCACAAGACGTTCAAGTTCAAGGATTTCGCCGACGCCTTTGGCTGGATGACAAGGGTGGCCATTTGGGCGGAAAAATGGAATCACCATCCCGAATGGAACAATGTTTACAACCGCGTGGAGGTGACGTTGATCACCCATGACGTGGATGGGCTAAGTTCGCTCGACGCGAAATTGGCACGCAAGATGGATGGTCTCTTTGGGGCCGGGAAAGACTGA
- a CDS encoding glycerophosphodiester phosphodiesterase family protein: protein MTLPAAFLEVPLAHRALHDVTAGRPENSRAAVRAAVKAGVGIEIDLQLSADGKAMVFHDYALERLTPERGAVRLREASALAAIPLEGSDEGIPSLEEILDLVAGRVPLLVEFKDQDGGMGSDVGPLEAAAAERLGRYRGDLAVMSFNPHSVRELARLLPDVPRGLTTSAYRPDEWPLPAATCDRLRGIPDYAESGSCFISHEANDLNRPRVAELTAAGAAVLCWTVRSQAEEDIARQVAQNVTFEGYLPRPRP from the coding sequence ATGACCCTTCCGGCCGCATTCCTAGAGGTTCCGCTCGCGCATCGCGCACTGCACGATGTAACCGCTGGACGGCCCGAAAACAGCCGCGCCGCCGTGCGGGCGGCTGTTAAGGCGGGCGTCGGGATCGAGATTGATCTGCAACTCAGTGCCGATGGCAAGGCGATGGTGTTTCATGACTATGCGTTGGAGCGGCTGACACCAGAGCGCGGCGCGGTCCGGCTGCGCGAGGCCAGTGCCCTTGCGGCTATCCCGCTGGAAGGCAGCGATGAGGGGATCCCGTCGCTTGAGGAGATCCTTGACCTCGTTGCAGGACGGGTGCCGCTGCTGGTGGAATTCAAGGATCAGGATGGTGGCATGGGGTCGGACGTGGGCCCGCTTGAGGCCGCCGCCGCCGAAAGGCTTGGCCGTTATCGCGGTGATCTGGCGGTAATGTCTTTCAACCCGCATTCGGTGCGCGAACTCGCGCGCCTGCTGCCCGACGTGCCGCGCGGATTGACCACCAGTGCTTACCGCCCCGACGAATGGCCGCTGCCCGCAGCGACCTGCGACCGGCTGCGCGGGATTCCCGATTACGCCGAGAGTGGTTCCTGTTTCATCAGCCATGAAGCCAATGACCTGAACCGCCCTCGCGTGGCGGAACTAACGGCCGCAGGGGCAGCGGTGCTCTGCTGGACGGTCCGCAGCCAAGCCGAAGAGGACATCGCGCGTCAGGTGGCCCAGAACGTAACCTTTGAGGGCTATCTGCCACGCCCGCGCCCTTGA
- a CDS encoding NAD(P)/FAD-dependent oxidoreductase: MQHVMVIGAGQAGASCVAKLRNGGFDGKITLIGAEPCPPYQRPPLSKGYLLGEITLERLFLRPEAFYVDQGIALKTNCRVTAIDPEARVLTTTDGEIAYDALVLATGSTPRRLPAAIGGALDGVFTVRDLADVDAMAPRFVKGAKVVIVGGGYIGLEAAAVAAKLGLEVTLVEMADRILQRVAAPETSDYFRALHEGHGVTLREGVGLERLLGEGHVTGARLSDGTEIAADFVITGVGIEPDIALAKAAGIEIDNGIKVDAQGRTTVPGIWAAGDCTSFPYRGGRIRLESVPNAIDQAEVVAENILGAGKEYIAKPWFWSDQYDVKLQIAGLNAGYDRVVTRLGEGSASFWYYLGDTLLAVDAANDPRGYMVGKRLIEAGKSPDPALVADPDTDLKALLKA; encoded by the coding sequence ATGCAGCATGTTATGGTGATTGGAGCCGGGCAGGCGGGAGCCTCTTGCGTGGCGAAACTGCGCAATGGTGGGTTTGACGGGAAAATCACCCTGATCGGCGCGGAGCCCTGCCCGCCCTACCAACGTCCGCCTCTCTCCAAAGGGTATCTGCTGGGGGAAATCACACTGGAGCGGCTGTTTCTGCGGCCCGAGGCGTTCTATGTCGACCAAGGGATCGCCCTGAAAACCAACTGCCGCGTTACGGCGATTGACCCCGAAGCGCGCGTTCTTACGACCACAGATGGCGAGATCGCCTATGACGCGCTGGTGCTCGCCACCGGTTCAACCCCGCGCCGCTTGCCCGCCGCGATAGGCGGCGCGCTGGATGGCGTCTTTACCGTGCGCGATTTGGCCGATGTCGATGCGATGGCCCCGCGTTTCGTGAAAGGCGCGAAAGTGGTGATCGTCGGCGGCGGCTACATCGGGCTGGAGGCAGCGGCGGTGGCGGCCAAGCTGGGGCTTGAGGTTACGCTGGTGGAGATGGCCGACCGCATCCTGCAGCGCGTCGCAGCGCCCGAGACCAGTGACTATTTCCGTGCCCTGCATGAAGGCCACGGTGTCACGCTGCGCGAAGGCGTGGGGCTGGAACGGCTGTTGGGCGAAGGCCACGTTACCGGCGCACGGCTGAGCGACGGGACAGAGATCGCCGCCGATTTCGTCATCACCGGCGTGGGCATTGAGCCCGACATCGCGCTGGCCAAGGCAGCAGGGATCGAGATCGACAACGGCATCAAGGTCGACGCACAGGGCCGCACGACTGTGCCGGGCATCTGGGCGGCGGGGGATTGCACCTCTTTCCCCTATCGCGGCGGGCGTATCCGTTTGGAAAGCGTGCCCAACGCCATCGATCAGGCCGAGGTGGTCGCTGAAAACATCCTCGGCGCGGGTAAGGAATACATTGCCAAACCGTGGTTCTGGTCGGACCAATATGATGTGAAGCTGCAAATCGCCGGGCTGAACGCAGGCTATGACCGCGTGGTCACCCGCCTTGGCGAAGGCAGCGCTTCCTTCTGGTACTACCTTGGTGACACCCTGCTGGCCGTGGATGCTGCGAACGACCCACGTGGTTACATGGTGGGTAAACGGTTGATCGAGGCGGGGAAATCGCCTGATCCCGCGCTGGTCGCGGACCCTGATACCGACCTTAAGGCTCTGCTGAAAGCATGA